One Vulpes lagopus strain Blue_001 chromosome 18, ASM1834538v1, whole genome shotgun sequence DNA window includes the following coding sequences:
- the LOC121478267 gene encoding LOW QUALITY PROTEIN: ubiquitin-conjugating enzyme E2 R2-like (The sequence of the model RefSeq protein was modified relative to this genomic sequence to represent the inferred CDS: deleted 1 base in 1 codon), producing the protein MAQQQMTSSQKALMLELKSLQEEPVEGFQITLVDESDLYNWEVAIFRPPNTLYEGSYFKAHIKFPIDYPYSPPTFRFLTKMWHPNIYENGDYVCISILHLPVDDPQSGELPSERWNPTQNVRTILLNVISLLNEPNTFSPANVDASVMFRKWRDSKGKDKEYAEIIRKQVSATKAEAEKDGVKVPTTLVEYCIKTKVPSNDNSSDLLYDNLYEGDIDDEDEEEDADCYDDDDSGNEESFSAPYCPADSGQREGSKWGLVVAPQQKTYHRGWEKQTWLLLTPLMDLGLLLFMDLLMERK; encoded by the exons ATGGCCCAGCAGCAGATGACCAGCTCGCAGAAGGCCCTGATGCTCGAGCTGAAATCCCTGCAGGAGGAGCCAGTGGAGGGCTTCCAGATCACCCTGGTGGATGAGTCTGACCTCTACAACTGGGAGGTTGCCATCTTCAGACCCCCCAACACCCTCTACGAAGGCAGCTACTTCAAGGCACACATTAAATTTCCTATTGACTATCCATATTCACCACCTACCTTCAGATTCTTGACCAAAATGTGGCACCCCAACATTTATGAGAATGGAGAT TATGTATGCATTTCGATTCTTCATCTGCCTGTAGATGACCCACAGAGTGGAGAACTGCCCTCTGAAAGGTGGAATCCTACTCAGAATGTCAGGACTATTCTGTTAAATGTAATCTCATTGCTCAATGAGCCCAACACCTTCTCCCCAGCCAATGTGGATGCTTCGGTTATGTTCAGGAAATGGAGGGACAgtaaaggaaaagacaaagaatatgCTGAAATCATTAGGAAACAGGTTTCAGCCACTAAAGCCGAAGCAGAAAAAGATGGAGTGAAGGTCCCCACTACCCTGGTGGAATACTGCATCAAAACTAAAGTGCCTTCCAATGACAACAGCTCAGATTTGCTTTATGACAACTTGTACGAGGGTGACATCGATGATGAAGATGAGGAGGAAGATGCCGACtgctatgatgatgatgattctgGGAATGAGGAGTCCTTCAGTGCCCCGTACTGCCCTGCCGACTCAGGCCAAAGGGAGGGGAGCAAGTGGGGCCTAGTGGTGGCCCCTCAGCAAAAAACCTATCACCGGGGGTGGGAAAAACAAACATGGCTCCTGCTGACTCCCCTTATGGATCTCGGTTTGCTTCTTTTTATGGACCTCTTAATGGAGAGAAAGTAA